One region of Streptomyces subrutilus genomic DNA includes:
- a CDS encoding SUKH-4 family immunity protein — MVTFAQAQERAEEWINGDVPAYQHREVRVREFGLGFVVWAEDRAAGPVSGGGRQRLVIARDSGEVTLWPGLPVGEVIRRYEEEYGAAAAATASEASVPPPRIDSEQTSFMLSPPEWLQEAADRAGIPPAVTAPAPVPDAAPEPVAAAPVDVPASAEAAGAAPGPDPAPAGASASAAPSAPVDAVPLRRGGEIPYEPTANDGVPAGSTPWAGTDVNPGADDVSVPLPATVFAPPLSGSDLEEAPPSAVAPEAKTTLMPGGSRLPRTAVVPALEQDAGSIADAPTSKAQVSRPAEPAPGASRPSTPQGPPTPPGPPGAPGSLGGGLDHAATMLAGPAVTGRPPAPPGPSGTPGAGVPQPPGPPGPPGPPGAPGSLGRGLDHAATMLAGPAVTGRPPVPPGPPGTPGAGVPQPPGPPGPPGAPGSLGRGLDHAATMLAGPAVTGRPPAPPGPPGAPGAGAPQPPGPPGVPGGGLDHAATMLAGPAVTGRPPAPPGPPPGAPAAPAPQPPAPSGAPTVGPGYQAVLRYRAPDGSEQQLIRRSAPGTPHPEWQILHELRAMNVPPQQVLELHTELESCELPGGYCARMIRETWPQVRITSVAPYGKDHAGRQQGMRHLLTHQGELHQVADGPARPAPVRAPVPQVPLQPAIPLDAIGQELAGAFGPQGVFRFDQRAVSRQGVPEIVAQTLMWAGLPVDFGPFFWAQAVPGQPVPTLAELAAQRQVQPASDAGSYLVIGSDFGKALCVQYGTANIVAVPVEGGPGGAPVPPQFVNSSLPQFARSLAMLGHMWRLRQHLTPEQAGRWTVDFQANLAGLDSAALASPESWWSVLLEQMWDGLL, encoded by the coding sequence GTGGTGACGTTCGCGCAGGCGCAGGAGCGCGCCGAGGAATGGATCAACGGCGACGTGCCCGCGTACCAGCACCGCGAGGTGCGGGTACGGGAGTTCGGGCTCGGGTTCGTGGTGTGGGCCGAGGACCGCGCGGCCGGTCCCGTCTCCGGTGGCGGCCGGCAGCGGCTGGTCATCGCGCGGGACAGCGGGGAGGTGACGCTGTGGCCGGGGCTGCCGGTGGGTGAGGTGATCCGCCGGTACGAGGAGGAGTACGGGGCCGCGGCTGCCGCGACGGCTTCGGAGGCTTCGGTTCCGCCGCCGCGGATCGACTCCGAGCAGACGTCGTTCATGCTGAGCCCGCCGGAGTGGCTGCAGGAGGCGGCGGACCGGGCGGGAATCCCCCCGGCCGTGACTGCCCCGGCCCCGGTGCCGGACGCGGCGCCCGAACCGGTCGCCGCGGCCCCGGTCGACGTGCCGGCTTCGGCGGAGGCGGCCGGCGCCGCGCCCGGTCCGGATCCGGCGCCCGCCGGCGCTTCGGCGTCCGCCGCCCCTTCGGCGCCCGTGGACGCGGTGCCGCTGCGCCGCGGCGGCGAGATCCCCTACGAGCCGACCGCCAACGACGGGGTGCCGGCCGGGTCCACGCCGTGGGCCGGGACCGATGTGAACCCCGGTGCGGACGACGTGTCCGTGCCGCTGCCCGCGACCGTGTTCGCGCCGCCGCTGTCCGGGTCCGACCTGGAGGAGGCGCCGCCGTCCGCGGTGGCTCCCGAGGCGAAGACCACCCTGATGCCGGGCGGCAGCCGGCTGCCGAGGACCGCGGTCGTCCCGGCGCTGGAGCAGGACGCGGGTTCCATCGCCGACGCGCCGACCAGCAAGGCCCAGGTCTCCCGGCCGGCCGAGCCCGCACCGGGCGCGAGCCGCCCGTCCACCCCGCAGGGCCCGCCCACGCCGCCCGGTCCGCCGGGTGCTCCGGGTTCGCTCGGGGGCGGGCTGGACCATGCCGCGACGATGCTGGCGGGTCCGGCCGTGACGGGCCGGCCGCCCGCGCCTCCCGGTCCGTCGGGGACTCCGGGCGCCGGTGTGCCCCAGCCGCCTGGTCCGCCCGGTCCGCCCGGTCCGCCCGGTGCTCCGGGTTCGCTCGGCCGTGGGTTGGACCATGCCGCGACGATGCTGGCGGGTCCGGCCGTGACGGGCCGGCCGCCGGTGCCTCCCGGTCCGCCGGGGACTCCGGGTGCCGGTGTGCCCCAGCCGCCCGGTCCGCCCGGTCCGCCCGGTGCTCCGGGTTCGCTCGGCCGTGGGCTGGACCATGCCGCGACCATGCTGGCCGGTCCCGCCGTGACGGGCCGGCCGCCCGCGCCTCCCGGTCCGCCCGGGGCTCCCGGCGCCGGCGCGCCCCAGCCGCCCGGTCCGCCCGGCGTGCCCGGTGGCGGGCTGGACCATGCCGCGACGATGCTGGCCGGTCCGGCCGTGACCGGCCGGCCCCCGGCGCCCCCCGGCCCGCCGCCGGGAGCGCCGGCCGCGCCCGCGCCGCAGCCTCCGGCGCCCAGCGGCGCGCCCACGGTCGGCCCCGGCTACCAGGCCGTGCTCCGCTACCGCGCCCCCGACGGCTCCGAGCAGCAGCTCATCCGCCGGTCCGCGCCCGGTACCCCGCACCCCGAGTGGCAGATCCTGCACGAGCTGCGCGCCATGAACGTGCCGCCGCAGCAGGTGCTGGAGCTGCACACCGAGCTGGAGTCCTGCGAGCTGCCCGGGGGTTACTGCGCCCGGATGATCCGGGAGACGTGGCCGCAGGTGCGGATCACCAGCGTGGCCCCGTACGGCAAGGACCACGCGGGCCGTCAGCAGGGCATGCGCCACCTGCTCACCCACCAGGGAGAGCTGCACCAGGTGGCGGACGGCCCGGCGCGCCCCGCGCCGGTACGGGCGCCCGTACCGCAGGTCCCGCTCCAGCCGGCGATCCCGCTGGACGCGATCGGGCAGGAGCTGGCGGGCGCGTTCGGCCCGCAGGGCGTGTTCCGCTTCGACCAGCGGGCCGTGTCCCGCCAGGGCGTACCGGAGATCGTGGCGCAGACGCTGATGTGGGCGGGCCTGCCCGTCGACTTCGGGCCGTTCTTCTGGGCGCAGGCGGTACCGGGCCAGCCGGTGCCGACGCTGGCCGAGCTGGCCGCGCAGCGGCAGGTGCAGCCGGCCTCGGACGCGGGGTCGTACCTCGTCATCGGCAGCGACTTCGGCAAGGCGCTGTGCGTGCAGTACGGCACGGCGAACATCGTCGCGGTGCCGGTGGAGGGCGGTCCGGGCGGTGCTCCGGTGCCCCCGCAGTTCGTGAACTCGAGCCTGCCGCAGTTCGCCCGTTCGCTGGCGATGCTGGGTCACATGTGGCGGCTGAGGCAGCACCTGACGCCGGAGCAGGCGGGCCGCTGGACCGTCGATTTCCAGGCGAATCTGGCCGGGCTCGACAGTGCGGCGCTGGCTTCGCCGGAGAGCTGGTGGTCGGTGCTGCTGGAGCAGATGTGGGACGGACTGCTCTGA
- a CDS encoding ABC transporter ATP-binding protein, producing the protein MTETRHGGTGGHAAVAARARKVVKAYGSGETRVVALDDVDVDIHRGQFTAIMGPSGSGKSTLMHCLAGLDTVTSGQIHLDDTEITGLKDKKLTQLRRDRIGFIFQAFNLLPTLNALENITLPMDIAGRKPDAEWLNRVVETVGLAGRLKHRPTELSGGQQQRVAVARALAARPQIIFGDEPTGNLDSRAGAEVLGFLRRSVDELGQTIVMVTHDPVAASYADRVIFLADGRIVDEMYGPTAEQVLDRMKDFDARGRTS; encoded by the coding sequence ATGACCGAAACCAGGCACGGGGGTACTGGAGGGCATGCTGCCGTCGCGGCCCGGGCGCGGAAGGTCGTCAAGGCCTACGGCTCCGGCGAGACGCGGGTCGTCGCCCTGGACGACGTGGACGTGGACATCCACCGCGGCCAGTTCACCGCGATCATGGGCCCCTCGGGCTCCGGCAAGTCCACGCTGATGCACTGCCTCGCCGGCCTCGACACCGTGACCAGCGGGCAGATCCACCTCGACGACACCGAGATCACCGGGCTGAAGGACAAGAAGCTCACACAGCTGCGCCGCGACCGGATCGGCTTCATCTTCCAGGCGTTCAACCTGCTGCCCACGCTGAACGCCCTGGAGAACATCACGCTCCCCATGGACATCGCGGGCCGCAAGCCCGACGCGGAGTGGCTGAACCGGGTCGTGGAGACCGTCGGCCTCGCCGGCCGTCTCAAGCACCGCCCCACCGAGCTGTCGGGCGGCCAGCAGCAGCGCGTGGCGGTCGCCCGCGCCCTCGCCGCCCGTCCGCAGATCATCTTCGGGGACGAGCCCACCGGAAACCTGGACTCCCGGGCCGGCGCCGAGGTCCTCGGCTTCCTGCGCCGCTCGGTGGACGAGCTCGGCCAGACCATCGTGATGGTCACCCACGACCCGGTCGCCGCCTCCTACGCGGACCGCGTCATCTTCCTCGCCGACGGCCGGATCGTCGACGAGATGTACGGGCCCACCGCCGAGCAGGTCCTCGACCGCATGAAGGACTTCGACGCGCGCGGGCGGACCTCATGA
- a CDS encoding DUF2079 domain-containing protein: MTSDAIARPEAAPGPVRAARGGGRWAGPYAVAGGLFLVYLVLSVGRFRRMEWASWDLGIFEQAIRAYAHLRVPVADLKGPGANILGDHFSPIIALIAPLYRVFPGPLTLLVAQAALFALSAVPVTRAAGLLLGRPRGLAVGIAYGLSWGIQRAVEFDFHEIAFAVPLLAFSLEALLDRRWRAALWWGLPLLFVKEDLGFTLAALAVVVAWRAMPTDRRAAWTALGVAGGAAVFAVLVFTVFIPAFATAGYGYWDKIDGAGPFAGLGTKAQTLAWVLIPTSGLLALRSPLLLVAAPTLGWRFLSGDDHYWSTDWHYSAVLMPVVALALVDAIDTVRRGERPWLRSYALQLPTAVLAAGLALSATSLPTEKLAQAGTYRKPARVTAIEELLGRIPDGATVEADTGPLTRLTSRCRVLWIGGSKGVVPDWITLDNSSKWAGEDPTGYARQLHPGARFTLVGEAEGVVLMRRE; the protein is encoded by the coding sequence GTGACGAGCGATGCGATAGCGCGGCCCGAGGCAGCGCCGGGTCCGGTGCGGGCCGCGCGGGGCGGGGGCCGGTGGGCCGGGCCGTACGCGGTGGCCGGCGGTCTGTTCCTCGTGTACCTCGTGCTGTCCGTCGGACGGTTCCGGCGGATGGAATGGGCCTCCTGGGACCTGGGGATCTTCGAGCAGGCCATCCGCGCCTACGCGCACCTCCGGGTGCCCGTCGCGGACCTGAAGGGGCCCGGGGCCAACATCCTCGGGGACCACTTCTCCCCGATCATCGCGCTCATCGCGCCGCTCTACCGGGTCTTCCCCGGCCCCCTCACCCTGCTGGTCGCCCAGGCCGCGCTCTTCGCGCTCTCGGCGGTCCCCGTCACCCGGGCGGCCGGACTGCTGCTCGGCCGGCCCCGCGGGCTCGCCGTCGGGATCGCGTACGGGCTGTCCTGGGGCATCCAGCGGGCCGTGGAGTTCGACTTCCACGAGATCGCCTTCGCCGTGCCCCTGCTCGCCTTCTCGCTGGAGGCGCTGCTGGACCGGCGCTGGCGGGCCGCCCTGTGGTGGGGGCTGCCCCTGCTCTTCGTCAAGGAAGACCTGGGCTTCACGCTCGCCGCGCTGGCCGTGGTCGTCGCCTGGCGGGCCATGCCCACCGACCGGCGGGCCGCCTGGACGGCCCTCGGGGTCGCCGGCGGGGCCGCGGTCTTCGCCGTCCTCGTGTTCACCGTGTTCATACCGGCCTTCGCCACGGCGGGCTACGGCTACTGGGACAAGATCGACGGCGCGGGCCCCTTCGCCGGGCTCGGCACCAAGGCGCAAACCCTGGCCTGGGTGCTGATCCCCACCTCCGGGCTGCTCGCCCTGCGCTCCCCGCTGCTGCTGGTCGCCGCCCCCACCCTCGGCTGGCGGTTCCTGTCCGGGGACGACCACTACTGGTCCACCGACTGGCACTACAGCGCCGTGCTCATGCCCGTCGTCGCCCTCGCCCTGGTCGACGCCATCGACACCGTCCGGCGCGGCGAGCGGCCCTGGCTGCGCTCGTACGCCCTCCAGCTGCCGACCGCCGTCCTCGCCGCTGGCCTGGCCCTGAGCGCGACCAGCCTGCCGACCGAGAAGCTCGCGCAGGCCGGCACGTACCGCAAGCCGGCCCGCGTCACCGCCATCGAGGAGCTCCTCGGCCGGATCCCCGACGGGGCGACGGTCGAGGCCGACACCGGCCCGCTGACCCGGCTGACCTCCCGCTGCCGGGTGCTGTGGATCGGCGGCAGCAAGGGCGTGGTCCCGGACTGGATCACCCTCGACAACTCCTCCAAATGGGCCGGCGAGGACCCGACCGGCTACGCCCGCCAGCTGCATCCCGGCGCCCGGTTCACCCTGGTGGGCGAAGCGGAGGGCGTCGTCCTGATGCGCCGCGAGTGA
- a CDS encoding cellulose-binding protein, which translates to MSAPIATVRGRGYRTDQVDRYLARLSGSRDEAWERVARLTVLAKQMEGEAARLREAVSVLAPQTYEDLSERARRILLLAQEEAQTLRGDARMDAAEAMGAAEAYAERVAELARQDAAAVREQTEVRARQGLMRAQQEADDARAEAREDAQAWRAEAQDALARTRRRAEAEQAEREQEQRERWEAAERELTAREAELEARHAELERCAESRLAEARRGFAEAEEAARHGQEDAEALAAELLAEARVAEERVGRETERVLREHAEAEEEMRAHMNHVRSSLAALTGRAPAEG; encoded by the coding sequence ATGAGTGCACCCATTGCGACTGTGCGCGGCCGTGGCTACCGGACGGATCAGGTCGACCGGTATCTCGCCCGGCTGTCCGGCAGCCGTGACGAGGCCTGGGAGCGGGTGGCACGGCTGACCGTCCTCGCGAAGCAGATGGAGGGCGAGGCGGCGCGGCTGCGCGAAGCCGTGTCCGTGCTGGCTCCGCAGACGTACGAGGACCTGAGCGAGCGCGCCCGCCGGATCCTGCTGCTGGCGCAGGAGGAGGCGCAGACCCTGCGGGGCGACGCCCGGATGGACGCGGCCGAGGCGATGGGCGCGGCCGAGGCGTACGCGGAACGGGTGGCGGAGCTGGCGCGCCAGGACGCGGCCGCGGTACGCGAGCAGACCGAGGTCCGGGCCCGGCAGGGGCTGATGCGGGCGCAGCAGGAGGCGGACGACGCGCGGGCGGAGGCGCGGGAGGACGCGCAGGCCTGGCGGGCGGAGGCGCAGGACGCGCTGGCGCGGACGCGGCGGCGGGCGGAGGCGGAGCAGGCGGAGCGCGAGCAGGAGCAGCGGGAGCGGTGGGAGGCGGCCGAGCGGGAGCTGACGGCCCGGGAGGCGGAGCTGGAGGCGCGCCACGCCGAGCTGGAACGCTGCGCCGAATCCCGCCTGGCGGAGGCACGCCGGGGCTTCGCGGAGGCGGAGGAGGCGGCGCGGCACGGCCAGGAGGACGCGGAGGCGCTGGCCGCGGAGCTGCTCGCGGAGGCGCGGGTGGCGGAGGAGCGGGTGGGGCGGGAGACGGAGCGGGTCCTGCGGGAGCATGCGGAGGCGGAGGAGGAGATGCGGGCCCACATGAACCACGTCCGCTCCAGCCTGGCCGCGTTGACGGGGCGCGCCCCTGCCGAGGGCTGA
- a CDS encoding ABC transporter permease, which translates to MSNTVLKTSRRNFVAHKGRMALSAVAVLLSVAFVCGTLVFTDTMNTTFDKLFAVSSSDVTVSPKGAKGGEEIPDRGKPEMLDGAAVEQVRKAEGVAGAEGAVLSMSVTVVNSKNENMGSTTGAPTIAGNWNDNELKSMKITSGHAPRGPTEVMVDADTAEKHHLKLGDELRTIAVTGDFRARISGVATFTVTNPGAAVVYFDTPTAQQHLLGAPGAFTHVNVTAEDGVSDEQLKQNIASAVGADTYKLQTSKEAADANREDVGSFLDVMKYVMLGFAGIAFLVGIFLIFNTFSMLVAQRTREIGLMRAIGADSGQVLKSVVVEAFLLGVVGSVLGVGAGVGLAVGLMELMGQMGMHLSTDDLTVAWTTPVAGVVLGVVVTVVAAFVPARRAGKVSPMAALRESGTPGDKKAGVVRAVLGLVLTAAGGAGLYLASAADEAGPGSLWLGLGVVLSLIGFIVIGPLLAAGVVRVLSGVVLRPFGSVGRLAERNALRNPRRTGATAAALMIGLALVACLSVVGSSMVASATDELDKSVGADFIVNSETGQPVMPQAEQALRATAGLDHVTAYREVEAEVTAPDGTTEEVGLGATDPTYAQDLRRKMIAGEHAAAYGKDSMSVGSLYAAEHGIKLGDRLKVAFTGGNTVQLKVAAITSDEGNLDKTMKYISTAVAEANVPADRMPRPFMLLASAKDGQQDTAYAAVKAALAEYPQYKVRNQADYKQSLKDQVGQLLNMVYGLLALAIIVAVLGVVNTLALSVVERTREIGLMRAIGLSRRQLRRMIRLESVVIALFGALLGLGLGMGWGATAQQLLALQGLKVLEIPWPTILGVFAASAFVGLFAALVPAFRAGRMNVLNAIASE; encoded by the coding sequence ATGAGCAACACCGTCCTGAAGACCTCCCGGCGCAACTTCGTCGCGCACAAGGGGCGGATGGCGCTCTCCGCCGTCGCGGTCCTGCTCTCCGTCGCCTTCGTCTGCGGCACCCTGGTGTTCACCGACACCATGAACACCACCTTCGACAAGCTGTTCGCCGTCAGCAGCTCCGACGTCACCGTGAGCCCGAAGGGCGCGAAGGGCGGCGAGGAGATCCCGGACCGCGGCAAGCCGGAGATGCTGGACGGCGCCGCCGTCGAGCAGGTCCGCAAGGCCGAGGGCGTGGCGGGCGCCGAGGGCGCGGTCCTGTCGATGTCCGTCACGGTCGTCAACTCCAAGAACGAGAACATGGGCTCGACCACCGGTGCCCCGACCATCGCGGGCAACTGGAACGACAACGAGCTCAAGTCCATGAAGATCACCTCGGGTCACGCCCCGCGCGGCCCCACCGAGGTGATGGTCGACGCCGACACCGCGGAGAAGCACCACCTGAAGCTCGGTGACGAACTGCGCACCATCGCCGTCACCGGCGACTTCCGCGCGAGGATCAGCGGTGTCGCCACCTTCACCGTGACCAACCCGGGCGCGGCGGTCGTCTACTTCGACACCCCCACCGCGCAGCAGCACCTGCTCGGCGCGCCGGGTGCCTTCACGCACGTCAACGTCACCGCCGAAGACGGGGTGAGCGACGAGCAGCTCAAGCAGAACATCGCCTCGGCCGTCGGCGCGGACACGTACAAGCTGCAGACCTCCAAGGAAGCCGCGGACGCCAACCGCGAGGACGTCGGCTCGTTCCTCGACGTCATGAAGTACGTGATGCTCGGCTTCGCCGGGATCGCCTTCCTCGTCGGCATCTTCCTGATCTTCAACACCTTCTCCATGCTGGTCGCCCAGCGCACCCGCGAGATCGGCCTGATGCGCGCCATCGGCGCCGACAGCGGGCAGGTGCTGAAGTCGGTCGTGGTCGAGGCCTTCCTGCTCGGAGTCGTCGGCTCGGTGCTGGGTGTCGGCGCGGGCGTCGGGCTGGCCGTCGGACTCATGGAGCTCATGGGCCAGATGGGCATGCACCTGTCCACCGACGACCTCACCGTCGCCTGGACCACGCCGGTCGCCGGCGTCGTCCTCGGCGTGGTCGTCACCGTCGTCGCCGCCTTCGTCCCGGCCCGCCGGGCCGGCAAGGTCTCCCCGATGGCCGCCCTGCGCGAGTCGGGCACCCCCGGCGACAAGAAGGCCGGCGTCGTCCGCGCCGTCCTCGGCCTGGTGCTCACCGCCGCCGGCGGCGCGGGCCTCTACCTCGCCTCCGCCGCCGACGAGGCCGGACCCGGTTCGCTCTGGCTGGGCCTGGGCGTCGTCCTCTCCCTCATCGGCTTCATCGTCATCGGCCCGCTGCTCGCCGCGGGCGTGGTGCGGGTGCTCTCCGGCGTGGTGCTGCGCCCCTTCGGCTCCGTGGGCCGGCTCGCCGAGCGCAACGCGCTGCGCAACCCGCGCCGCACCGGGGCCACCGCCGCCGCGCTGATGATCGGCCTGGCGCTGGTCGCCTGCCTGTCCGTGGTCGGCTCCTCGATGGTGGCCTCCGCCACCGACGAGCTCGACAAGTCGGTCGGCGCGGACTTCATCGTCAACTCCGAGACGGGCCAGCCCGTGATGCCGCAGGCCGAGCAGGCGCTGCGCGCCACCGCCGGCCTCGACCACGTGACCGCCTACCGCGAGGTGGAGGCGGAGGTCACCGCGCCCGACGGCACCACCGAAGAGGTGGGCCTCGGCGCCACCGACCCCACCTACGCCCAGGACCTCCGGCGCAAGATGATCGCCGGAGAGCACGCGGCGGCGTACGGCAAGGACTCCATGTCCGTCGGCTCGCTGTACGCGGCCGAGCACGGCATCAAGCTCGGTGACCGGCTGAAGGTGGCCTTCACCGGCGGCAACACCGTCCAGCTGAAGGTCGCGGCGATCACCAGCGACGAGGGCAACCTCGACAAGACCATGAAGTACATCAGCACCGCCGTCGCCGAGGCCAACGTCCCGGCCGACCGGATGCCGCGCCCCTTCATGCTCCTGGCCAGCGCGAAGGACGGGCAGCAGGACACCGCGTACGCGGCGGTCAAGGCGGCCCTGGCGGAGTACCCGCAGTACAAGGTGCGCAACCAGGCCGACTACAAGCAGTCCCTGAAGGACCAGGTCGGCCAGCTGCTGAACATGGTCTACGGGCTGCTCGCCCTCGCCATCATCGTGGCGGTCCTGGGCGTCGTGAACACCCTGGCGCTGTCGGTGGTCGAGCGGACCCGCGAGATCGGCCTGATGCGCGCCATCGGCCTCTCCCGCCGCCAGCTGCGCCGCATGATCCGCCTGGAGTCGGTGGTCATCGCCCTCTTCGGCGCCCTGCTCGGCCTCGGGCTGGGCATGGGCTGGGGGGCCACCGCGCAGCAGCTGCTCGCCCTCCAGGGCCTGAAGGTGCTGGAGATCCCGTGGCCGACGATCCTCGGGGTGTTCGCCGCCTCGGCCTTCGTGGGCCTGTTCGCCGCACTGGTCCCGGCTTTCCGGGCGGGGCGGATGAACGTCCTGAACGCGATCGCGAGCGAGTAG
- a CDS encoding MFS transporter, with amino-acid sequence MGGRPDGPVGGTPAGPGAAAGTGPAAGAGSEAGARSVAGAGSAAETGAKAERPARPHAAAVASLMLGTALVALDTTIVATAVPQIVGDIGGFAVFSWLFSGYLLAVTVTLPVYGKLSDTFGRKPVLLFGIGLFVVGSLLCALAWNMAALIAFRIVQGLGGGALQGTVQTLAADLYPLKDRPRIQARMSTVWATSAVAGPALGGLLASYAHWRWIFLINLPLGALALWMITRHLKEPVRSPGRRGPVDWAGALSIFACGGLLLFALVQGGVAWPWLSAPSIGLLGASAVLAALVVRVERRAAEPILPGWVWRRRTIAAVNLAMGALGLLMVAPMVFMPTYAQSVLGLGPVGAGLVMSVMTLSWPITAALSQHVYRRIGFRRTAALGMGMAAVILFSFSLLPYPAEPWQAALIMLLLGGALGLFQLPLIVGVQATVGWAERGTATASVLFYRQVGQSVGAALLAAVANATIAARLVDAPVPGLPTALDDVTKALDQPGLVSRAAADYLREAVAAAVDHIFLCATGAAVASVLVLLIVAPRRFPVLPEHVEE; translated from the coding sequence GTGGGGGGAAGACCGGACGGCCCTGTCGGCGGCACCCCGGCCGGGCCGGGGGCCGCGGCCGGGACGGGCCCTGCGGCCGGCGCCGGGTCGGAGGCCGGCGCCAGGTCCGTGGCCGGCGCCGGGTCAGCGGCCGAGACCGGGGCGAAGGCGGAGCGGCCGGCCCGGCCGCACGCCGCCGCCGTCGCCTCGCTGATGCTCGGTACGGCCCTCGTCGCGCTCGACACCACCATCGTCGCCACCGCCGTCCCCCAGATCGTGGGCGACATCGGCGGCTTCGCGGTGTTCTCCTGGCTCTTCTCCGGCTACCTGCTCGCCGTCACCGTCACCCTGCCCGTCTACGGCAAGCTGTCCGACACCTTCGGCCGCAAGCCCGTACTGCTCTTCGGCATCGGCCTGTTCGTCGTCGGCTCGCTGCTGTGCGCGCTCGCCTGGAACATGGCCGCCCTCATCGCGTTCCGGATCGTCCAGGGCCTGGGCGGCGGCGCCCTCCAGGGCACGGTCCAGACACTGGCCGCCGATCTCTACCCGCTCAAGGACCGGCCCAGGATCCAGGCCCGGATGTCCACGGTCTGGGCCACCTCGGCCGTGGCGGGCCCGGCGCTCGGCGGGCTGCTCGCCTCGTACGCCCACTGGCGCTGGATCTTCCTGATCAACCTGCCGCTGGGCGCCCTCGCCCTGTGGATGATCACCCGTCACCTGAAGGAGCCCGTACGGTCGCCCGGGCGCCGCGGCCCGGTGGACTGGGCGGGAGCCCTGTCGATCTTCGCCTGCGGCGGGCTGCTGCTCTTCGCGCTCGTCCAGGGCGGGGTCGCCTGGCCCTGGCTGTCCGCGCCCTCGATCGGTCTGCTCGGCGCGAGTGCGGTGCTGGCCGCGCTCGTGGTACGGGTGGAGCGCCGGGCCGCCGAACCGATCCTGCCGGGCTGGGTCTGGCGCCGGCGCACCATCGCCGCCGTCAACCTCGCCATGGGGGCGCTCGGCCTGCTGATGGTCGCCCCGATGGTGTTCATGCCGACGTACGCCCAGTCCGTGCTCGGCCTCGGGCCCGTCGGCGCCGGACTGGTCATGTCCGTGATGACCCTGAGTTGGCCCATCACCGCCGCCCTCAGCCAGCACGTCTACCGGCGGATCGGCTTCCGGCGGACCGCGGCGCTCGGCATGGGCATGGCCGCGGTGATCCTGTTCTCCTTCAGCCTGCTCCCGTATCCCGCCGAGCCGTGGCAGGCCGCGCTGATCATGCTGCTGCTGGGCGGCGCCCTCGGCCTCTTCCAGCTCCCGCTGATCGTCGGGGTCCAGGCCACCGTGGGCTGGGCGGAGCGGGGAACGGCGACCGCCTCGGTGCTGTTCTACCGCCAGGTCGGCCAGAGCGTCGGCGCGGCCCTGCTGGCCGCCGTCGCCAACGCCACCATCGCAGCCCGCCTGGTGGACGCGCCCGTCCCCGGGCTGCCGACCGCCCTGGACGACGTGACGAAGGCCCTGGACCAGCCCGGCCTGGTCTCCCGGGCGGCCGCCGACTACCTGCGCGAGGCCGTGGCCGCCGCCGTGGACCACATCTTCCTCTGCGCGACGGGCGCGGCCGTGGCCTCCGTGCTGGTGCTCCTGATCGTGGCGCCGCGCAGGTTCCCGGTACTGCCGGAGCACGTCGAGGAGTAA
- a CDS encoding SMI1/KNR4 family protein → MTTGRLGQQAAPPNAAYSGQVVHFPDPVRAARHPHGVRMDGNGHPDFSVYARAAVEIAEPPEGFGVDELRLTDYVSANAAMRASGHELWDTVGPVATPHGWTWHHVAGTRRMELVPVEVKALLRHHAGLATAPVDHAKRGTRPLQEVRPAHMGLPKSVVSVSEEQVQGVEEDLGYRLPEAYRSFLKAAGGCAPIGAGLDVDLGLLVDQPFLTVREEAAVNDLVYVNKCLRDHLTKDYLCVAFVQGGLLALKVKGEGIGSVWFSPYDDARDQDGWSVQERVERLLLPCGGDFDAFLERLAGNPPELETVAGLMVDGGFARSVPVAGPGPRAGSEEG, encoded by the coding sequence ATGACGACAGGTCGGCTCGGGCAGCAGGCCGCGCCACCCAACGCCGCTTACTCGGGGCAGGTCGTGCATTTCCCGGACCCGGTCCGGGCCGCTCGGCATCCCCACGGAGTGCGGATGGACGGCAACGGGCATCCGGACTTCTCCGTGTACGCGCGCGCGGCGGTGGAGATCGCGGAGCCGCCGGAGGGCTTCGGCGTGGACGAGCTGCGGCTGACGGACTACGTCTCCGCGAACGCGGCGATGCGCGCCTCGGGGCACGAGCTGTGGGACACGGTCGGCCCCGTGGCGACCCCGCACGGCTGGACCTGGCACCACGTCGCGGGTACGCGCCGCATGGAGCTGGTCCCCGTCGAGGTGAAGGCGCTGCTGCGGCACCACGCGGGGCTGGCGACGGCGCCGGTGGACCATGCGAAGCGCGGGACGCGGCCGTTGCAGGAGGTGCGCCCGGCGCACATGGGGCTGCCGAAGTCCGTGGTGTCGGTCTCCGAGGAGCAGGTCCAGGGGGTCGAGGAGGACCTCGGCTACCGGCTGCCGGAGGCGTACCGCTCGTTCCTCAAGGCTGCGGGGGGCTGCGCGCCGATCGGCGCGGGCCTGGACGTGGACCTCGGTCTGCTGGTGGACCAGCCGTTCCTCACGGTGCGCGAGGAGGCGGCGGTCAACGACCTCGTCTACGTCAACAAGTGCCTGCGGGACCACCTGACGAAGGACTACCTGTGCGTGGCCTTCGTGCAGGGCGGGCTGCTCGCCCTGAAGGTGAAGGGCGAGGGCATCGGTTCGGTGTGGTTCTCCCCGTACGACGATGCCCGCGATCAGGACGGCTGGTCCGTGCAGGAGCGCGTGGAGCGTTTGTTGCTGCCGTGCGGCGGTGATTTCGACGCCTTTCTGGAGCGGTTGGCGGGTAACCCGCCGGAACTGGAGACGGTGGCCGGTCTGATGGTGGACGGCGGATTCGCACGCTCGGTTCCCGTGGCGGGGCCGGGTCCCCGTGCCGGTTCGGAAGAGGGGTGA